In the genome of Desulfovibrio desulfuricans, one region contains:
- a CDS encoding YcaO-like family protein — protein sequence MKDNSSAHPARTNSELTVLDYAYTHEQTQATTGYFSCIPPLALSFEQALARLEAAPMDDFLHLHLLRQLAGKPQDERRALAVSCYDAADDVFARPVLAALLAECALLGGETSRQGGGLPADAAARLAAYSPAVYLRAATLPDHATAAAWSALFRANICDHHTLPRLDEAGIGPLFSAEALDAVGRRMAAHADALARQHQALTAQNWDPWQRPPAQETYLRAMDALMESGVVDGPEMRHEASLSPIALLRSWQVDIAVQSGAVRHTLKGKATAYGRGLSLAGARASYAMEIVERASAYVSVGPCNCVKDADACAGMVLNRKSDLPLTVARFSELVEQGRAALDPNLLPLEAPYQNAPLHWLAASDVSGSPVLVPAQAVFLFCNLDEQALFLAGGSTGLASGNMMDEAVVAALTEVAERDAEATTPYSRTRCFTLRSNDKLVQSLLDDYAACGIRVQFQDLTTELGLPVYQCFVTGRDGSVARATGANLCGARAALAALTETPWPYSTSQGKPPHPSGSGLAGLPVRVLEDLPDYSLPSPRANRRLLESVLAAHGRSPLYVDLTRKDFDIPVVRAIVPGLALTAEWDRFSRPDARLFARYAACCL from the coding sequence ATGAAAGACAACAGTTCTGCGCATCCGGCACGCACAAACAGTGAGCTGACGGTGCTGGATTATGCCTACACTCATGAGCAGACCCAGGCCACAACGGGCTATTTTTCGTGTATCCCGCCTCTCGCGTTGAGCTTTGAGCAGGCTCTTGCCCGGCTCGAGGCAGCACCCATGGACGATTTTTTGCATCTGCATCTGTTGCGGCAGCTGGCGGGCAAACCGCAGGATGAGCGGCGCGCGCTTGCGGTCAGCTGCTACGATGCGGCAGACGACGTGTTTGCCCGGCCCGTACTGGCGGCCCTGCTGGCCGAGTGCGCCCTGCTTGGGGGTGAAACCTCGCGGCAGGGCGGGGGGCTTCCGGCTGACGCGGCGGCGCGTCTGGCCGCGTACAGCCCCGCAGTGTACCTCAGGGCCGCGACTCTGCCTGATCATGCAACCGCAGCCGCCTGGAGCGCTCTTTTTCGCGCCAATATCTGCGATCACCATACCTTGCCCCGGCTGGACGAGGCGGGCATAGGGCCGCTTTTTAGCGCCGAAGCGCTCGACGCCGTGGGCAGGCGCATGGCGGCGCACGCCGATGCCCTTGCGCGGCAGCACCAGGCGCTCACGGCGCAGAATTGGGACCCGTGGCAGCGCCCGCCAGCGCAGGAGACCTATCTGCGCGCCATGGACGCCCTGATGGAAAGCGGTGTTGTTGACGGTCCGGAGATGCGCCATGAGGCCTCGCTTTCGCCTATTGCCCTGCTGCGGAGCTGGCAGGTGGATATTGCGGTGCAGAGCGGCGCGGTGCGCCACACCCTTAAGGGCAAGGCGACGGCCTACGGGCGCGGGCTTTCGCTGGCAGGGGCCAGGGCCTCGTACGCCATGGAAATTGTGGAGCGGGCAAGCGCCTATGTGAGCGTTGGCCCCTGCAATTGTGTAAAAGACGCTGACGCCTGCGCAGGGATGGTGTTGAACCGCAAATCTGATCTGCCCCTGACGGTGGCCAGATTTTCGGAGCTGGTGGAGCAGGGCAGGGCTGCGCTGGACCCCAATTTGCTGCCCCTTGAGGCCCCCTATCAGAATGCGCCGCTGCACTGGCTCGCCGCCAGCGACGTGTCGGGCTCTCCGGTGCTGGTTCCTGCACAGGCTGTTTTTTTGTTCTGCAACCTTGACGAGCAGGCTCTGTTTCTGGCTGGCGGCTCCACCGGGCTTGCGTCGGGCAATATGATGGACGAAGCCGTGGTGGCGGCTCTGACGGAAGTTGCCGAGCGCGACGCCGAGGCTACCACCCCCTACAGCCGCACGCGCTGCTTTACCCTGCGCAGCAACGACAAGCTGGTGCAGTCGCTGCTTGACGATTACGCAGCCTGCGGCATCCGGGTGCAGTTTCAGGATCTGACCACCGAGCTGGGGCTGCCCGTGTATCAGTGCTTTGTGACCGGGCGCGACGGATCGGTCGCAAGGGCCACGGGCGCAAACCTGTGCGGCGCGCGCGCCGCGCTGGCCGCGCTGACAGAAACGCCCTGGCCGTATTCAACATCTCAGGGCAAGCCCCCGCATCCCTCGGGATCAGGACTAGCCGGACTGCCCGTTCGTGTGTTAGAGGACTTGCCGGATTACAGCCTGCCCTCCCCCCGCGCCAATCGTCGGCTGCTTGAGTCGGTGCTTGCGGCGCACGGCAGAAGTCCTCTGTATGTGGATTTGACCAGAAAGGATTTTGACATTCCCGTTGTCAGGGCCATTGTCCCCGGGCTGGCACTGACGGCGGAGTGGGACAGATTCTCAAGGCCGGACGCGCGACTTTTTGCGCGTTATGCCGCATGTTGTCTGTGA
- the rpsI gene encoding 30S ribosomal protein S9: MSEKFEYGTGRRKTATARTRLYAGSGGITVNGRSFEDYFPRKTLQMIIRQPLVLAKLADKFDIRINVAGGGVTGQAEAVRHGISRALLLVDPALRPMLKKAGFLTRDARKKERKKYGLRAARARYQYSKR; the protein is encoded by the coding sequence ATGAGCGAGAAATTTGAATACGGCACAGGCCGCCGCAAGACCGCCACGGCCCGTACCCGACTTTACGCCGGTTCCGGCGGCATCACGGTTAACGGGCGCAGCTTCGAGGATTATTTTCCTCGCAAGACCCTGCAGATGATCATCCGTCAGCCTCTGGTGCTTGCCAAGCTGGCCGACAAGTTTGACATCCGCATCAATGTTGCCGGCGGCGGCGTCACCGGGCAGGCCGAAGCCGTGCGCCACGGCATTTCCCGTGCGCTGCTTCTGGTTGACCCGGCCCTGCGCCCCATGCTGAAGAAAGCTGGCTTTCTTACCCGCGACGCCCGTAAGAAAGAACGTAAAAAGTACGGTCTGCGTGCTGCCCGCGCCCGGTACCAGTACTCCAAGCGTTAA
- the rplM gene encoding 50S ribosomal protein L13, which produces MKTFSPTPKDINREWFVVDAQDQVLGRLASQIAHRLRGKHKPEFAPHMDNGDFIVVVNCEKIKVTGKKLTDKKYYRHSGWVGGLKTTQLGDMLADKPARVLTAAVRGMLPKNRLGRAMLKKLKIYAGSEHPHTAQNPQPLTLPH; this is translated from the coding sequence ATGAAGACGTTCAGCCCCACCCCCAAAGACATCAACCGTGAATGGTTCGTGGTTGACGCTCAGGATCAGGTGCTCGGCCGTCTGGCCAGCCAGATAGCCCACCGCCTGCGCGGCAAGCACAAGCCCGAATTCGCTCCCCATATGGATAACGGTGACTTTATCGTGGTTGTAAACTGCGAAAAGATTAAAGTTACCGGCAAAAAATTGACCGACAAAAAGTACTACCGGCACTCTGGCTGGGTGGGCGGCCTCAAGACCACCCAACTCGGCGACATGCTGGCCGACAAGCCCGCCCGCGTGCTTACCGCTGCGGTGCGAGGCATGCTGCCCAAGAATCGTCTGGGCCGCGCCATGCTGAAGAAACTGAAGATTTACGCCGGGTCCGAACATCCGCATACGGCCCAGAATCCCCAGCCGCTGACGCTGCCGCATTAA
- a CDS encoding HD domain-containing protein, which produces MPVIRKNLLQLIFSGAYLLRWNDKLRPVELLETDKQAHKMLLACVLWHENSRHMPDPQRVALATEVIEGGLFDYFYRLIITDVKPPIYYKIKENPEQFRQLTAHVLDKLEPALAPLGPFWERMRQWHASPDDDTPARRILTAAHLFASQWEFKLIEPLNAPFDDEMGDIGQSFPDRLDTFAELHGLAAMRTPGTALSRLANLCGQLRFQVRWTQAPRIPATSVLGHMFIVASYAYFFSLAVNACPARANNNFFCGLFHDLPEVLTRDIISPVKQSISDLPKIIKEYEDKELERRVFGPLRHEGFTSLVERIEYYLGAAVGSEFQECVRENGVARAVDGYQALAACNHNEMDPKDGQLVKVCDNLAAFIEAHSSIRNGVSSPHLLEACVRLQTRLRENSPNGLGLDALLADFD; this is translated from the coding sequence ATGCCCGTAATTCGCAAGAACCTGCTCCAGCTCATTTTTTCCGGCGCGTATCTGCTGCGCTGGAACGACAAGCTGCGGCCCGTAGAGCTGCTTGAAACCGACAAACAGGCCCATAAAATGTTGCTCGCCTGCGTATTGTGGCACGAAAATTCGCGCCACATGCCAGACCCCCAGCGCGTGGCCCTTGCCACGGAAGTTATCGAGGGCGGCCTGTTCGACTATTTTTACCGCCTCATCATCACCGACGTTAAGCCGCCCATCTACTATAAAATCAAGGAAAACCCCGAGCAGTTCCGCCAGCTGACAGCGCATGTGCTCGACAAGCTGGAACCGGCCCTTGCCCCGCTTGGTCCCTTTTGGGAGCGCATGCGCCAGTGGCACGCCAGCCCCGACGACGATACCCCTGCCCGCCGTATTCTCACCGCCGCCCACCTCTTTGCCTCGCAGTGGGAATTCAAGCTCATCGAACCGCTCAACGCCCCCTTTGACGATGAAATGGGCGACATCGGCCAGTCGTTTCCTGACCGGCTCGATACGTTTGCCGAGCTGCACGGCCTTGCCGCCATGCGCACGCCCGGCACGGCCCTGTCCCGACTGGCCAACCTGTGCGGGCAGCTGCGCTTTCAGGTGCGCTGGACGCAGGCCCCGCGTATCCCGGCCACGTCTGTCCTCGGCCACATGTTTATTGTCGCAAGTTACGCCTACTTTTTCAGTCTTGCGGTCAACGCCTGCCCGGCGCGGGCCAACAACAACTTTTTTTGCGGTCTGTTCCACGACCTGCCCGAGGTGCTCACTCGCGACATCATCTCGCCGGTCAAGCAATCCATCTCGGACCTGCCAAAAATTATCAAGGAATACGAAGATAAAGAGCTTGAGCGGAGGGTTTTTGGCCCTCTGCGACACGAGGGCTTTACCTCGCTGGTTGAACGTATTGAATACTATCTGGGTGCTGCCGTGGGCTCCGAATTTCAGGAATGCGTGCGCGAAAACGGCGTTGCCCGCGCGGTTGACGGCTATCAGGCTCTTGCGGCCTGCAACCATAACGAGATGGACCCCAAGGACGGGCAACTGGTAAAGGTTTGCGACAATCTGGCGGCTTTTATTGAGGCCCACAGCTCCATACGCAACGGCGTGTCCTCCCCGCACCTGCTGGAAGCCTGCGTGCGCCTGCAGACGCGCCTGCGCGAAAATTCACCCAACGGGCTGGGGCTCGACGCCCTGCTTGCCGACTTTGACTAA
- a CDS encoding translation initiation factor 2, with product MKILPRSLKALPLLAVMTALACLLAASPRPCFALAISKGLPFYAQDMEFYYEHHRVEALPGILRTFDAQGVLRDSLKQIMLAAFIGQVLRDDPAARQRILPPAPTLSRDGRRTLAWAAHFARLPDEAALLANLLQPSDNLLLDQIRRSPSPVTSWDIYSEKSVLQMYWAAFMASGSNEFLDVIIRAALHYARLNAEGLRNDDTFSASAAAAASLYEFSPRHAAVKKRVEQFLQKASGPEAETLRIILRK from the coding sequence ATGAAAATTTTACCCCGCTCTCTCAAGGCACTGCCGCTTCTGGCGGTGATGACGGCCCTGGCCTGCCTGCTTGCCGCCAGCCCCCGGCCCTGTTTTGCGCTTGCCATTTCCAAAGGGCTGCCCTTTTACGCGCAGGACATGGAATTCTACTACGAGCACCACCGTGTGGAGGCCCTGCCCGGGATATTGCGCACGTTTGACGCGCAGGGGGTGCTGCGCGACAGCCTCAAACAGATTATGCTGGCTGCGTTTATTGGGCAGGTGCTGCGCGACGACCCGGCCGCGCGCCAGCGCATCTTGCCGCCCGCCCCGACCCTGAGCCGCGATGGGCGGCGCACGCTGGCCTGGGCGGCCCATTTTGCCCGGCTGCCTGACGAGGCGGCCCTGCTCGCCAATCTGCTGCAGCCCTCGGACAACCTGTTGCTCGACCAGATACGCCGCAGCCCCAGCCCGGTGACCAGCTGGGATATCTATTCCGAAAAATCCGTTCTGCAGATGTATTGGGCGGCGTTTATGGCCTCTGGCAGCAACGAATTTCTTGATGTCATCATTCGTGCGGCCCTGCACTATGCCCGCCTCAACGCCGAGGGTTTGCGCAATGACGATACGTTTTCGGCAAGTGCCGCTGCGGCGGCCTCGCTGTATGAATTCTCTCCCCGTCACGCGGCCGTCAAAAAACGCGTCGAGCAATTTTTGCAAAAGGCTTCTGGCCCGGAAGCCGAAACACTGCGCATCATCCTGCGCAAGTAG
- a CDS encoding methyl-accepting chemotaxis protein, with protein MRWTIAHTYVGSLFGALITCCGVVLFVSIHFMKVPIEDELNRGITRMQHVISAANETTSQNFLQCADLIAENDDFNKAVAEKDTEAASRIGIVLMKKAGSDFMTITDEKGMVIARGHSKKHGDSVTNQETVAMALKGSPAVAVVAGTEVPFTIRASYPVMHEGKLVGSVSIGTSLVAPAYLDWLKSISGVNVTIFKGDTRVMTTILKDDGNRAVGTKLQAPEILAAVLQRGETVFAHNNILGVDYNSAYWPVKDANNKIVGMWFVGMPIDQLQRLEKTAISNSVWIGVGLLVFQLILSLVLGLKVSAPVRKITAYAQAIAGGDTEAQLEVHSRDDMGHLADSLRTMETNLRKLVLEASEKAEEARKMGEEAKAAMEDARAAQAMAEQAKHEGMMSAADQIENVVEQLNASINDIAEQVESTGGALDHAASRLAETATAMEEMNSTVLEVAKNAGGASDISNAAKRKAEVGSEIVSRAVTGIQEVQRQSQALKEGMTQLDDHAKAINQIMGVISDIADQTNLLALNAAIEAARAGDAGRGFAVVADEVRKLAEKTMSSTTDVGNAIAAIQQSAGQSIQQVEKSVDNVAAATDYSNKSGEALKEIVIMVEQTADEVRAIAAASEQQSATSEEINRSIADVNHIAASTAQSMQVAMQELGSLRAQAKSLIDLIEHMKKG; from the coding sequence ATGCGTTGGACTATTGCGCACACATATGTCGGGTCGCTTTTTGGTGCGCTGATCACATGCTGTGGTGTTGTGCTTTTTGTCTCAATCCATTTCATGAAAGTTCCGATTGAAGACGAACTGAACAGGGGCATCACAAGGATGCAGCATGTTATCAGCGCTGCCAACGAAACAACTTCGCAAAATTTTTTGCAATGCGCTGACCTTATTGCAGAAAACGATGATTTTAATAAGGCCGTGGCGGAAAAAGATACCGAAGCGGCGTCCCGAATCGGCATCGTGTTGATGAAAAAGGCCGGGTCGGACTTTATGACCATTACTGATGAAAAAGGTATGGTCATCGCACGCGGGCATTCCAAAAAGCACGGCGACAGCGTCACAAATCAGGAAACAGTGGCCATGGCCCTCAAGGGTTCCCCAGCTGTTGCCGTTGTTGCTGGCACCGAGGTTCCCTTTACCATCCGCGCCAGTTACCCGGTAATGCACGAGGGCAAGCTTGTGGGCAGCGTTTCCATCGGCACGTCGCTGGTGGCCCCTGCCTATCTTGACTGGCTCAAGAGCATATCGGGCGTTAACGTCACCATCTTCAAGGGCGACACCCGTGTAATGACCACCATCCTGAAGGATGACGGCAACCGGGCTGTGGGCACAAAACTGCAGGCGCCGGAGATACTAGCGGCGGTGCTGCAGCGGGGCGAAACCGTATTTGCGCACAACAACATTTTGGGCGTGGATTACAATTCGGCTTACTGGCCGGTAAAGGACGCCAACAACAAGATTGTGGGCATGTGGTTTGTGGGCATGCCCATTGACCAGCTGCAACGGCTTGAAAAGACGGCCATCAGCAACTCTGTCTGGATTGGCGTTGGGCTGCTTGTTTTTCAGCTGATTTTATCCCTTGTTTTAGGGCTCAAGGTCAGCGCGCCGGTGCGCAAAATTACCGCGTACGCCCAGGCCATAGCCGGGGGTGATACCGAGGCGCAGCTTGAAGTGCACAGCCGCGACGATATGGGGCATCTGGCCGATTCGTTGCGCACGATGGAAACCAACCTGCGCAAGCTCGTGCTTGAGGCCAGCGAAAAGGCTGAAGAAGCCCGCAAAATGGGTGAAGAGGCCAAGGCCGCCATGGAAGATGCCCGCGCCGCACAGGCCATGGCCGAGCAGGCCAAGCACGAAGGTATGATGAGCGCCGCCGACCAGATAGAAAACGTGGTGGAGCAGCTCAACGCCTCCATCAACGATATTGCCGAGCAGGTCGAAAGCACCGGCGGAGCGCTTGACCATGCCGCGAGCCGTCTGGCAGAAACCGCCACCGCCATGGAAGAAATGAATTCAACCGTGCTTGAGGTAGCAAAAAATGCTGGCGGCGCATCGGATATCTCCAATGCCGCCAAGCGCAAGGCAGAAGTAGGCTCCGAGATCGTTTCAAGGGCTGTGACGGGCATTCAGGAAGTGCAACGCCAGTCGCAAGCGCTCAAGGAGGGCATGACCCAGCTCGATGACCATGCCAAGGCCATCAACCAGATTATGGGTGTTATTTCAGACATCGCCGACCAGACCAACCTACTGGCGCTCAACGCCGCCATCGAGGCCGCCCGCGCGGGCGACGCCGGACGCGGCTTTGCCGTTGTGGCGGACGAAGTGCGCAAACTGGCGGAAAAAACCATGTCTTCCACCACCGACGTGGGCAACGCCATTGCGGCTATCCAGCAGAGCGCCGGGCAGAGCATCCAGCAGGTGGAAAAGTCCGTTGACAATGTTGCCGCCGCCACGGACTACTCCAACAAGTCTGGCGAGGCCCTTAAAGAGATTGTGATCATGGTGGAGCAGACCGCCGACGAGGTGCGGGCCATCGCCGCAGCCAGCGAGCAGCAGTCCGCCACCAGCGAGGAAATAAACCGGTCCATAGCCGACGTTAACCATATTGCCGCCAGCACCGCGCAATCCATGCAGGTTGCCATGCAGGAGCTTGGTTCGCTGCGCGCGCAGGCGAAAAGCCTCATCGACCTGATCGAACACATGAAAAAAGGCTAG
- a CDS encoding RNA methyltransferase — protein sequence MLLQNLEIVLVKTRFPENIGMAARACVNMGCPTLRLVDPERWDREKARPLATPKGQNLLDAVEVHENVEQAVAPCSLVFGTTARTGGWRQALLSPEQAAREAAVAMANGERVSLVFGPEDRGLNNDEIMHCHRLVTIPTDPAASSLNLAQAVLLLSYACANAVRALQHGERPADTPRGGRVATAAEQERLMESLKDMLLRLDYLHGDNPDYFLMPWRRLFSRAGLLRHEYDALMGLCRQVRHKLSE from the coding sequence ATGCTGTTGCAAAACCTTGAAATTGTATTGGTAAAAACGCGCTTTCCCGAAAATATCGGCATGGCGGCGCGCGCCTGCGTCAACATGGGCTGCCCCACGTTGCGCCTGGTGGACCCCGAGCGGTGGGACAGGGAAAAAGCCCGCCCCCTCGCCACGCCCAAGGGACAGAATCTGCTCGATGCCGTTGAAGTGCATGAAAATGTCGAGCAGGCCGTGGCCCCTTGCTCTCTGGTATTTGGAACCACCGCACGCACAGGCGGCTGGCGGCAGGCGTTGCTCTCGCCCGAGCAGGCCGCGCGCGAGGCCGCTGTCGCCATGGCAAACGGCGAGCGCGTCTCCTTGGTTTTTGGGCCGGAAGACCGTGGCCTCAATAACGACGAGATCATGCACTGCCACCGGCTGGTGACCATCCCTACCGACCCGGCGGCCAGCTCGCTCAATCTTGCCCAGGCGGTGCTGCTGCTCAGCTATGCCTGCGCCAATGCCGTGCGCGCCCTGCAGCACGGCGAAAGGCCAGCGGATACGCCGCGCGGCGGCCGGGTGGCGACGGCGGCGGAGCAGGAGCGGCTCATGGAATCGCTTAAAGACATGCTGTTGCGTCTTGATTATCTGCACGGCGACAACCCCGATTATTTTCTTATGCCGTGGCGGCGGCTGTTCAGCCGCGCCGGACTGTTGCGGCACGAATACGATGCCCTTATGGGGTTGTGCCGCCAGGTACGCCACAAACTGTCAGAGTAG
- a CDS encoding DUF456 domain-containing protein, with protein MDFLPFPLASMLAGAFITLLCFVLLLNIFGLPANWVLLGLVALWKVVHPGTASMDMWFWIMMVGIALVGEALEMGMQILKAKRYGSSSSGTFAGMVGAIAGAILLAPLFFGLGALIGALAGAWTGCFAVERLKGRPLREALDAAFGAMMGRFLGTVCKCGAGGAMLALAAGRIWPKMPSGLPPVLSPDASTQVLLNLLRGLC; from the coding sequence ATGGATTTTCTGCCTTTTCCCCTGGCCTCTATGCTCGCCGGGGCGTTCATAACGCTGCTGTGCTTTGTGCTGCTGCTCAATATTTTTGGGCTGCCCGCCAACTGGGTGCTGCTGGGGCTTGTGGCGTTGTGGAAGGTGGTGCATCCGGGCACGGCCTCCATGGATATGTGGTTCTGGATCATGATGGTGGGCATTGCCCTGGTGGGCGAAGCTCTGGAAATGGGCATGCAGATACTCAAGGCCAAACGCTATGGCTCCAGCTCTTCCGGCACTTTTGCGGGTATGGTTGGGGCCATAGCGGGGGCCATACTGCTTGCCCCGCTGTTTTTTGGGCTTGGGGCGCTCATTGGCGCGCTCGCGGGCGCATGGACAGGCTGCTTTGCCGTTGAGCGCCTTAAAGGCCGCCCGCTGCGCGAAGCGCTGGATGCCGCCTTTGGCGCCATGATGGGCCGTTTTTTGGGCACGGTGTGCAAGTGCGGCGCTGGCGGAGCCATGCTGGCTCTGGCCGCAGGGCGCATCTGGCCCAAGATGCCGTCTGGCTTGCCCCCGGTTCTTTCTCCCGATGCCTCCACGCAGGTGCTCCTGAACCTGCTGCGGGGCCTGTGCTGA
- a CDS encoding phenylacetate--CoA ligase family protein, whose protein sequence is MEFFDEAECWSRDHIEQAQLTRLRSTVAQTRKCDFYRQRLDEAGIGPDSIRSLDDLRRIPFTTKQDLRSQYPTGLLCVPQSEIVRMHCSSGTTGSPVAICHTQNDINSWADLMARSIHMVGVRRDDVFQNMSGYGLFTGGLGIHFGAERLGCMTIPAGAGNSRRQIKLAKDFRTTVAHILPSYALILGEHLRSMGEDPREFPLRIALVGAEPYTEEFRRRIEDLFDMKAYNSYGLSEMNGPGVGFECTHQSGMHLWEDAYIPEIVDPETGEPMPEGEVGELVMTCLCRQGMPILRYRTRDLTRFIPGECACGRKHRRIDRILGRADDMFIIKGVNVYPMQIEQVIMTFAEVGQSYLILLENDGLGDVMRVQIEIRDEHFVEDMRVLQSLQKAIASRLRDEILVTPKVELVESNSLPRTEGKAVRLQDLRNKK, encoded by the coding sequence ATGGAATTTTTTGATGAGGCGGAGTGTTGGAGCAGGGATCATATTGAGCAGGCACAGCTTACGCGGCTTAGAAGCACCGTGGCGCAGACGCGCAAGTGCGACTTTTACCGTCAGCGTCTGGACGAGGCTGGTATCGGGCCCGATTCTATCCGCAGCCTGGATGATTTGCGGCGCATCCCCTTCACCACAAAGCAGGATCTGCGTTCGCAGTATCCCACTGGGCTTTTGTGCGTTCCGCAGTCCGAGATTGTCCGCATGCACTGCTCCAGCGGCACCACCGGTTCGCCGGTAGCCATCTGCCATACGCAGAACGACATCAATTCCTGGGCCGACCTTATGGCGCGCAGTATCCACATGGTGGGCGTGCGCCGCGACGACGTTTTTCAGAACATGTCGGGGTATGGGCTGTTCACGGGCGGTCTGGGCATCCATTTTGGCGCGGAGCGCCTGGGCTGCATGACCATCCCCGCCGGTGCGGGCAACTCGCGGCGGCAGATCAAGCTCGCCAAGGATTTTCGCACCACCGTGGCCCACATCCTGCCTTCGTACGCCCTTATTCTGGGTGAGCATTTGCGCTCCATGGGTGAAGACCCGCGCGAGTTTCCGCTGCGCATCGCCCTGGTTGGCGCGGAGCCCTATACCGAGGAATTCCGCCGCCGTATTGAAGACCTCTTTGACATGAAGGCCTACAACTCCTACGGCCTGTCTGAAATGAACGGCCCCGGCGTGGGCTTTGAATGCACGCACCAGAGCGGCATGCACCTGTGGGAAGACGCCTATATCCCCGAAATCGTAGACCCCGAAACCGGCGAGCCCATGCCCGAAGGCGAAGTGGGCGAACTTGTCATGACCTGCCTGTGCCGCCAGGGCATGCCCATTTTGCGCTACCGCACCCGAGACCTTACCCGGTTTATACCCGGCGAATGCGCCTGCGGACGCAAGCACCGCCGCATCGACCGCATCCTTGGCCGTGCGGACGACATGTTTATCATCAAGGGCGTCAACGTCTACCCCATGCAGATCGAGCAGGTCATCATGACCTTTGCCGAAGTGGGGCAGAGTTACCTGATTTTGCTCGAAAACGACGGCCTGGGCGATGTCATGCGCGTGCAGATTGAAATTCGGGACGAGCATTTTGTAGAAGACATGCGCGTGCTGCAAAGCCTGCAAAAGGCCATTGCTTCGCGCCTGCGCGACGAAATCCTTGTCACGCCCAAGGTCGAACTTGTGGAGAGCAACAGCCTGCCGCGCACAGAGGGCAAGGCCGTGCGTCTGCAGGATTTGCGCAACAAAAAGTAG
- a CDS encoding DUF1786 domain-containing protein produces the protein MDEIVQKFLRGTGPVLCVDIGSGTQDALLARPGLECENWPRFVLPAPARLVAQRIRELTLLKRSIWLYGGNMGGGFTQAIKEHLAAGFAVSATAAATRGIHDNEEVVRNLGVEVCSTCPEGSVPVFLTDYSPEFWGGLLRHAGLPLPHLVIAAAQDHGFHTHGNRQARMRAWTDLLASSSDPARWIYETPPPALTRLVPLHEKTGGPVADTGASALLGALCDKEVMDRSYRQGITVINVGNGHTVAALVYRGQVRGIYEHHTGMRSLEQLLGDLEQFRKHWLPAEEVQASGGHGTAFGPYCEESGGYEPTYITGPKRAMLQGYGRFLAPHGDMMIAGCFGLVWGWAHARLGE, from the coding sequence ATGGACGAAATCGTACAAAAGTTTTTGCGCGGCACGGGACCGGTGCTGTGCGTTGATATAGGCAGCGGCACGCAGGACGCCCTGTTGGCCCGCCCCGGCCTTGAATGCGAAAACTGGCCTCGCTTTGTATTGCCCGCGCCCGCGCGGCTCGTGGCCCAGCGCATCAGGGAGCTGACGCTGCTCAAGCGCAGCATCTGGCTTTACGGCGGCAACATGGGCGGCGGTTTTACCCAGGCCATCAAGGAGCATCTTGCGGCGGGTTTTGCTGTCAGCGCCACTGCGGCGGCCACTCGCGGCATCCACGACAACGAGGAAGTGGTGCGCAACCTGGGGGTTGAGGTGTGTTCCACTTGTCCCGAGGGCAGTGTTCCTGTATTTTTGACAGATTATTCGCCGGAATTCTGGGGCGGGCTGCTGCGTCACGCGGGTCTGCCCTTGCCGCATCTGGTGATTGCGGCCGCGCAGGATCACGGGTTTCATACGCATGGCAACCGTCAGGCCCGCATGCGCGCCTGGACGGATCTGCTGGCGTCGTCGTCCGACCCGGCTCGCTGGATATACGAAACCCCGCCCCCCGCGCTGACCCGCCTTGTGCCCCTGCACGAAAAAACAGGCGGCCCGGTTGCGGATACCGGGGCTAGCGCCCTGCTTGGCGCGCTGTGCGATAAAGAGGTTATGGACCGCAGCTATCGGCAGGGCATCACCGTCATCAACGTGGGCAACGGGCATACCGTGGCCGCGCTGGTGTACCGGGGGCAGGTGCGCGGCATTTACGAGCATCACACGGGCATGCGCTCCCTTGAGCAGCTGCTGGGCGACCTTGAGCAGTTTCGCAAACACTGGCTGCCGGCGGAAGAAGTGCAGGCCAGCGGCGGGCACGGTACTGCTTTTGGCCCGTACTGCGAAGAATCTGGCGGTTATGAGCCCACATATATTACGGGGCCCAAGCGCGCCATGCTGCAGGGTTATGGGCGTTTTTTGGCCCCGCACGGCGATATGATGATCGCCGGATGTTTCGGCCTTGTCTGGGGGTGGGCGCACGCCCGGTTGGGAGAATAG